The window GAAAATATTCTTAACACATTTTCCATCTACTTCTTTTTTATCCTAAATACATCGTATTCAAACAAAGTGTTACTGTGTTATTTTCTACAAAAGCTATCAACAAATGCAATTCAAACGAGCTTTTTAAGACTTCAAAAATTAGATTTCTAATCATTTAAAATATTGAGAAGAGCTTCATAAGTATTTAATGGTTTGATTCTTGCAATTTTTCTAGAAGATAGTGTGACAGTCTCATTAATATATGAGTCCAAACTTTGTATGTCCtaagtaaaattttatttttcactcTTAGGTCTAATATATGATTCAAAGTGCAATAAAGGATCGGTGATGCAACTTAAAGATATAAGGGACAGTGATATTAAATATGAGTAACAGTGAGTGATTTTTCAACAAATACAAGGAACTATTTTTGTAATTTGCCCCATCCACACTCACCTGTTACCGGTCAACCCAGTTCCTACTAAACCATGCAAAGTTCCAATATAAACAGGCCAAATCACTCACGCAACCATTGAACCTACTTCAGTCCTGACCGCTgcgtgagtgagtgagtgagttttcGAGTATTCCAAAAACCTCATTAAACtcttgaaagaaagaaagggaaaaaacaaaaatgccTGAAGTGATCAGGGTGCCATTCCGGCGAATTGCATTCGGAAACCGTGAAGAAATCCGGCAGCCCGGTGCAATCAAGGCAGCCTTGGCTGAGCTTATCAGCACCCTCATCTTTGTCTTCGCAGGTGAGGGTTCCGGCATGGCATATAGCAAGTTGACTGGTGGTGCTCCAAGTACTCCAGCTGGGCTTATATCCGCCGCCTTGGCTTATGGTTTAGGGCTATTCGTGGGCGTCTCCGTCTCGGCTAACATCTCCGGCGGCCACGTCAACCCGGCCGTGACTATTGGCGCTTTTCTTGGCGGTAACATCACCCTCTTCAGGGGTATTCTCTACATCATCGGCCAGTTGGTAGGATCAATCATTGCTTGCTTGCTCCTTAAGGTCTCCACTGGAGGCATGGTGAGTATTCATGTTTGCTAGACGATCCGAAAGTATAACGATAGATAAATACGAACCATTAGTGATAAAAAAGCTGACTTAACACTTCACTGCCAGTAGGCAGTAGTCAAGTAAAAACTGAGTAAATATTTGGGCTTTTTATTTACAACATCTTTTGTCCTATGATCAAGTTCTTTTATCAAATATGTAGATCCATTCTttgacccccaaaaaaaaaaaaaaagagtacgaGATTTTTGGAATTTTGGTTCTGGACAGTGAAAGATCCAACTACTATACTTACCAGCTCAATATGTATATAGATATCTTACCCTTTATAGTACGTTCAAGGAGGTAACAAACATGGAGACATGTGGTAACTAAATTTTTTAGAACCAACCAAAAGGTATCCAAAGAGGGCTAAGAAGGATTATAAATCCAGATCCTCTAATCCCAAGGTGGCAATAAATGTATTTCAAATTGTCTACGAGAATTTGGTTGATCCAAGTTGCAGATTCTTGGTTTTGTAAGATCAATTAGTACTTATGCTGTAAAATCATGATTTCTATGCCATTTTTTGGTGCCATGTCTACATGATTGATAGTGATGAATGAGAATCTTGAATTTGGCAGAAAACTTCAGCCTTATCTCTGGCGCATGGTGTATCTGTGTGGGATGCATTTATTCTGGAGATAGTGATGACGTTCGGGCTAGTTTACACCGTCTATGCCACAGCCATTGACCCGAAGAAGGGTGATGTTGGAACGATTGCACCCATTGCCATTGGTTtgattgtggcggccaacattCTGGCGGGTGGTGCCTTTGATGGAGCATCCATGAACCCGGCTGTGTCATTCGGGCCTGCTGTGGTCAGCTGGACCTGGACTCACCATTGGGTCTACTGGGCTGGCCCCATCGTTGGAGCTGTGATTGCTGCTGCTGTCTATGAAATCTTCTTCATGGACCATTCTCACGAGGCCGTGCCCGCCGCAGATtactaggaaaaaaaaattaagaaaggcttATTTTTCCTTGCTTTGCTCTGTAATTTATGTGGGTCGAGAAGTTGGggagtttttctcttttcttttgttttcagcgcttttttttcccttcatcatcatcatcatcatcctgtCCAGTGGCGTTTATGCTCTTGAATGGGTTCAATTGGTCAGTTGTGCCATGCATTTCTCCGGCCTTCATTTCATTATATTCATGATCAAATGCTCTGTTTCGGCTAGTTTTAGCTGCGTATAATAATGGATTGTTTGGTTGTTTCTAGTCATCATCATTTTCTTCTTAGTTTTGTGGTTGTATTTTtagtcatcatcatcatccaatTCTTCATCCTTGATTTGATTTCTCATCCCCATTGCCAATATGTTTTTATACTTTGTTCTTTACAATTTGGaaagtaataataatagtaatgtTATGGGAGTAGTTTTGATTGGTTTGTCCTCGCTTCCATTAATTTAAGTCTTAATTGTTGAAGGATGATTCAAAGCACCACTCATAATAATTATTGTCACTTTCAATGTATTGCTAATAGCAAGTTGTATTTTATTATTCTTGAAAGGTGACTAGGCCAAAAGTTTCAAGCTAATCTGCAATTGTCGTAATTATCGGGTGCCACGCGTTAGAGGGGCCAACTTTCAATTTCGTGAATCATGCCCGCTTCGGCTGCTCCCTTGTGCTTTAAATCACCACCACACGGTTGTGAGCCGATGATGGTGGTCACTTGAAACTATCGAGTATAGGATGGGAGACCAAAATGGCTCAAGGATAACAGCGCCACATGACTACATAAGAGTTTAAGATGAGGGCCAAGTACGCTGCAGTGGTTTTAGTACGCCATGAGTAGTGTTTATTTAGGCAAAATTCTACAAAATAAAACGCCTGTCACATTttatcaaataatttttttttttactttttacttttaaaatattaattttacgtCTCTTGTAAATTTAAATTAGCAAAATTTTTGTTTCGATTCAAGTTTTAGATCACTTTTGAAAGTAAATatgatttacttgattttggtAGTTGCAAGAGGTTCTTGATACATAACACCATCAACTTGGTTTCTAGTCATTAGTCCATTTACCCTTAAATccttctgctttttttttttttttgtcggtaCGTTAGATTTCTCCATTAATTACATTAGGGGGAGGAAAAGGACATGAAGAGATTTAAAAATAATTCGAAGGGAATTGAACTACCATCGAATTAGATGGGTTCATTACGCacatttctaaattttttaagcAGAATCGTTTTTTTTAACGTGACAaattggtgggaggcaaggACTGAAATCCGTCAAGCTTTAATGCAGTTCTTGCCTCCCACCCCACCTAGCCTTTGAGCTGGGGGTTCCTTAAATCCTTCTGCTTGTAATAGCATTTTTTGTCTTTTCTAGTTTATGCTCTTGTTGTTACTTAAAACTTTTTTGAAATAGTAGTGATCAACAATTTGCCTGGGAATATCCATAGCAGGCCGCAGGAGTAGCAAGTAGAGTAACAAAACACTACTGCTAAATGACTAGTCTGTTTCTGTACGTAGCTTGCAATAAAGGCACTTCACTCGCTGCTGCGAGACAACAGGACCCGAAGAGGCATCTCGAGGATACACGGCTAGCCCCACCAAATTAACTCTTATCTCCGACATGATTGTGAAGGACCCCCCACCCCCAAAAAGCCCATATCAAAAGATTCAAAACATGTTCTTTCAGTTTCAGCAGCATGTGCAACTGGTACCTTACCCAAATGATTTATTTCGCAGCTGCCAATTGCATAATTCACCAAAAGATAAAAAGGCGAACGATGGTGTTAAATCAAAGAGAAAACCGTGCATATTCAAACGCCTTTTCGACCCATCCGCTGGTAAATGTCGTTTGCATCCTGTCTTAAGGAGACGTATTTATGAATGCAGACTGCAGAGTTGCAAACCTCCGGGGTTTGCAAGGCTTCAATGGAATAGCTTAGGCTTGTTCttaatttctgttttaattattttgttatgtttcgaaaattcaactttttaacaaaatatatatatatatatgaaagtaaCTATTTTAATTAGAATTGTTTCTCACTCCTACATGACATACCTAATTGAAAAGAATTAACGGATTATGATTTATGAGTCACTTGGATTTTACCCATATTGAATCCTTTTTGGTTTATATTATATGCTTGCAAATTTAtctctaattttaaaataactttaaaaataactaattttaTCTTAGTGATATTGCTCTAAAAATCAACTAATTTTTTCTTAATGATTCTACTTTCTATCAAATTATAACATACTATAGAACTATAGTaaaacatttttcaaatcacaattaTTGAAATATTACATATTCCATAAATTATTTCCTTTCACCACCGTATCATTGGTTAGTATTCAAATTATTCATCATCCCTTcccttaattttgaattaacttaGTGCAAAACAGAGAATAGTTAATTACACaaacaaattgaaaattcatatctttataaattcataataaataaataaaaaaagacgGTGCTAAGGCATGAGTAAAATTCTAGTTATATTAGAAAGAGAGACTAAAAAATGCTTCGATTTTCTTAATATGACAAACATTTTGAAACATATCAAAATGAAGAGTACAGCACTTTCAGTAAGATGTAATGAATAATTTGAAAACCCTTTTTACTAGAGTAATTTTCACGCttgtattaatatatatattttcgtGAATGCAAGTTAGGTAGTTTCGAAGGTCATTTCACCGCTCTCTTCCGAAATCTAAAATCAAGTCTTGAAAATCAGCTGAGAACAAAGATTGTAGTTCTGTTTGTTTGTGATATACTAGTAGATGTCTAGAACAATTAATTCTTCAACTGCAGCCATCGTTCAAGTTGCAGCAAGTCATAATATGTGGATCTCATCCAACTCAGTCTTGACTATGATACGGAGAATTGGAGATCTGTCCATACTTCAAAGTTCCAAATCTCCAGCTAGCTGGGCATGGTTTTCGCAGATACCTTGCTCAAATTGTACCCTAGTGGTAAAATGGTAATGAAGCTCGAGAATTGTATCTTTTAAGGCATGTATATGTGATCTGAAATGAGGTGAACGGGACAGATCTTGTAGTCAACGATCCTAGCATCTAAGATTGTTAATCCTATATGTGATTCTAGGACCCAATGATTCCAAAACACATGTCAGCTTACGGATTTGGGGCAGGGAtatgaccgtccctgcacggTTCATGGTCCAGATTGGACCTCAAAAAAATGTGCGGCTCAGATAACAAGTGGTAACTCGATTTCTGCGCCAAGTGTGGGGCCCATCActatctgttgtgaaaatacaacctgtgaaaaaaaagttacacggTGAACAAAAGAAGTTACGCGCTGTTAATGAAGAGGAAATTTGTCAGGGACGGTTGCAGGTGCCCCGAGTCCGTCAGCTTACTCCATCAAATCCTACTGTTTTTGGGTCAAAGATTAGCGTAATGTAATCCTTCTGGaatttttcaatgattaatttccacttaattttttttccctaaaaagAGAAACCCTAGTGTATTTTGCTTCAAAAGTATACTACTATAATATAAGTTCATACTAAACGTTCTTCTTGAAATCTTACCCGACATACATTCTTTTAGAGTATTGGTTTTGTTTGGTTTGCTATTTTTTTTCTACAAAACTTTTAGGCTTTttatgaacacatttttcaatcgcCTTTTAATCTCGTATATATCAAATCGGTACAGTacaatttttttacaaaaatttcaacaaatagCATTGAAGTGAGTATGGTCTTCAATTATTGAAAATATGTGCAAacaaggccaaaaaaaaaaattcaaagaaaagcttaaagagaaaaatgatctagttaaaaaaaaaaattgtaggatagggaaaaaaattaaaaaaaaaaggtgtcgAGTCTATTGATCATAATTgaaggggtgaaaaatgaataCCCTTTGTACTTCTAGTTTCACGTGATTATTGAGGTGACTAAGAATCAGCCAATAGCGTCTTTAGTTAGGGACGGGGATGGGCTGGCGGTGGAGGTGTTGGGGACCAGTGATGAGGAGTGGACCACGGGATCCAGGAAAATGATTTGATCTCGTGTCCTGTGTAAAACCAAAATGCTCTGGTCCTCCGTGAAAGTGACTCTACAGAAATGGCTGGTCGTATTTATTTTGTGAGAATCATCAAGAGATGGTCGGTGATACTTTGTTGACGAATTTCAATTCCGTTCACCAAAACCTCCTTATATTCATTGCCATTTCTCTTTTGAATGGCCTCCCGCCCTCCCAACCCCTCCTCTCATAATTGTCATTAACACATACAAAAGAAAATGATCATAGTTCGCGGCAACTGGCAACAATGTGGACAGGTCATAGGTACCatgatttattttcctttttgttggGCCGGGGGGTAGGTAGAGAATTGCATGTATAGGTACCATGAATTGATGATACTCTGTCTTTGCTAACATCTTTAGTGTTGCAGCATTGTAAATTTGATGAGACGTGAATTTAAGGGTGCATTTTTAGTCTAAAATTTGaagtctgaatccattaaattattgaattgttcaatgataagtgaataatttattacttaattttgcGATACGAGCAAATTTTATctaaaaaattcagtgccatttaattaattcagatgttcaatttttgttttttgttatcaaacgatttgaatatattaagatttgaatccgttaaatttaagtgctaaaCTGAATTATCAAGCAAGACCTAAAATTCTAAAGGCCTAATCATGGTAATCTATCAATAGCTATTTCGGTTAAAGAAATAGGACTGAGGTTGGATTCTATAGCCATGAACATTTATTCAAGAGACAAATAGCCTAGCTGACAAAGGTTTCTAGACGAGCAGAGCCAGCCACTTTGgagttgtttctttttcttttcaatgtCAATTTTTGCTATATTGAGGCGAGGAAAATTAACATTAGTTGTAGGAACTAAAAACCATCACTTTTGTCACCAAACACCACATGCGTGATGCTTTACACATAGACCATAGCGTCTCAACAGTTAACAAACAATTGCTGAAAACGGTTCTTGGTCCATATTGGGCCAAGTCAATTCGGCCCagctaaattttaaatttagagTTTCTTTCAAATCAATTTGTACAGGAAACGcagagggaaaggaaaaaagaaatagtaaATCTTTTGAGTTGTGTCATGAAATTGAAATTCGTTGGCCAAGTCCTCTCATTCAACAACCAAACCACTGAGCGAAACTAAGGGTTTCAGATCTTCCTTGGTGAACTAAGGGGAAGCAGAGTGCTTCCTTCCATCAAGAACACGCAAAACCGGTTGTTGGGCTTGATTGCCTGGAACCCAATTCGATTGCAATCCAGGACTCCAACACATCATTTGGGCCTTTCCGCCTCCACTCAACCAGAAAATAAAACACTAATAATAGCCAGAGGCCCGAGATGTAACAATAAAAAGTAACGGGACTGCTGGCTGGTTTCATCAGATACATGTTTTGATAATATGATCTAAGATGATGGCAATGCAACAAAATCGAATCCTTGGTTAAGAAAAGCGCTAGCAATCCATAGCTTCAAGTTTGGCAAGTTTATCTCCACCTCAAATTCGTTAACCTGTTTTAACACGAAAGTAAATGAGTTCATTGCAGAAGAGTTGAGGAGGGGTCCAAGCTAGCTCATCAAAATGAAAACTTACGTTCAAAGTGAATGTGAAGATATAAGTTTCGGCAGCTGCTGCCAAGTTGGAGCTGTGAACTATAAAGCCAGCTAGGGACTCAAGTGCTTTGTAAAGTAATGTTGCTATGCCCTGCCCTTTGTTGCATACCATTCTTACGTAAAATTCTCTTTCCTCCACTGGAAAAACTTCCATCTGTAGTccaatagaaaacaaaaatgagGATATATCAGATTTTTTCAtcctgtaattttttttttatcacatcAGTTGATTGCTTTTAGTTAGCAGGATTTATCCAGCATTTGAACCTGAAAAATCTTCTTGATTAGTGGAAGGTTGATGGTGAAGTTTGGTTTCTTGGCATTTAGGAAGGATTCCCCTGGATAATTATTAGGCTGGCTGAGAGATGACTCAAGACCAGCTATCTCAGCCTTTAGCTTCTTTGCCTGCATTTGCAGATCTTGCACATACAGCACAGCATCCCCAATGATAGAGGCCTTATCCATCTGCATGCTCCAATTGTGAGTGAACAGAACAACTTACACTAACAAATTCAAATTGCCATTCACTGTTCAGAACTGATCATCTGTGCTAGTAAACTTATGGTACTAGTTGATACTTTGCATGCAGCACTCCTTGGAAGATCGATCTATAAATATAGCAATTTCGAAATTTCAGCATTCGATCAAAATTTACTTTAATTTTCTCATGTTTAGGAGTCAAACGGATGGCTGTCAACCTTAGCAAATTGAGCCTGTGATGTACAGTCTTACCTACTAGGCTAGTACAGGTCTTACTAGGCTAGAATGTATGCGTCATGCTATTCTCTGTTATTATAACTTACTTTTATGCAAGGTCTCACAAGCCCTTTAGATCTGGttgtcaataaaaaaaattgggatCGATGCCAAACTACGAAAAACCGACTAAAACATGATCATAGCTTAATACATGATCATAGCTATTGTTGGAAAAGTAATTAGTTGTAATTGGCAGACAAAAGAGATAGCAAACCTTGGTGATATTAGGAACCAGGGAACGCAATGCATAGAGTTTTTCCTTCATCCGGCCTCTCCTTTTCCTCTCTGAAACCAAAGTTCTTGATCGATCAGTCTTCTTACTCCTGTTAGTTGGAGTAGTTGTTGTAGCTGAAGATTCCTCCTCCCCATCATTTTCCTCCTCTGCTACTTTAGTCTGTTCAGGTACTAAATTAAACTCAGAAAAGCTTGCTATATTGAAATCAAAAAGTTGATCTTCCGGGGGTTGCACCAATTCGCTTTCTCCAGCAATGCAACCAGTAATGTGGTCACAATCAAAGTTGGCGCAGAATTCAACAGCTGGTTCTGCAGTTTCACCTCTAATGAGTTCAATAAACTGCTCAAAATTGGTTACATCCATGAAATCTATGAACCCAAAATCGTTGATATTCCCCATTTCAAGCCCCAAGATATCAGCAGTCCCCTCCATTGTCTATGTTACATGGCCCTTAACGCTGGGAGTTTATATTTAGTTCTTCTAcgaaattttatttgttttctagaattttattaaaactCTTCGTGTGAACGGAATCATTCCTGTGGTTTCTGTTGTTAAGATAATCCACAGTTTTTAAACATTAGTATCAAACAGCTGACAAGTTTATGAAAAAGACAATGTAGCTAAAGTCCAGTTGACGGTTTCATGTATTTGACTAGTTACTAGTTTTTTCTGTTCCTGAGCTGATGATCTAAGGGAAGAAATATTAGATTATCAACTGCAATTTGTAGTTCAACtatatatttttgttgtttggAAATGATTGGCCCCATTGCTTTGTTcttaaagaaagaagaaagcagTTTGAGAATAATGGTTTTTCAGCATCATCATTCATATATGTACAAGTCGTCATGCTGAAACCAACAACTTATATTGCAGAATAACCACTTGAGCAAGAGAACCAAATAGTCTTGCAGATTCCAATCGCCTAttcttattcttcttcttcttccttttttctttcttttcctaccTCCAGGCTCCAACAATAGGTTACAAGTAACAACCTGAGGAAAGCCACCGAATTTAAGAACTGATATCTTGTCACTTTCAAGACGTTTACTTTTGTATCATCTCAAATAAGTCAAGCTAGTGATATCCTTTACAAGTGTAACAACTCATACAAATACTACAACTCATACAAATACTAACAATCCCATTTAATATCCACCAAAAGGTAAAAATTTGGTTCCATATTTCTAATCCTTGACTGGGATGCTCTAACTCTAACCGTTCTGTTGTCTCAGGATTTAGCAATTTGATAATATTGTCATCAACTCAATTGCTGTGCCTTTACTGCTGGCACTTGTCATACAGCACCTAATTTGATTGTTTTTTCGTTATTTGTTTCAGGGAAAATAGAAGAAACATAATCAGTATAccaaataagataaaaattagCCTctcagttttgtttctttcgaTCTTAAGTAAAATATGCTCAATTCTGTGAAACGAGAATGATATGAATGTTGTCGAATTCTTCGTACTTGGTCGTCTTCGTCAAGTTGAGGTTTAGGATCTAAAAACATTAATCAATTCAAGAAACCAAGTGCAGGCATTTAGCACGCAGCAGCGATGGAAAGAACATACCTTACTTGCATTGCAGTTTCTTTTGCACGTAACTACATTACCTTACTCCCTTTAATAAGGAGCAATTGATTCTCAAATAACTATCTACTTTCTTAAACCAAACAAGCATTCATATAATAAAGCTTATAACTGGGGTTCATAATGTTAAAAAGCAGAAAATGCTGTGCCATCCCACATATTTCTTGCAGAAATTTCATAACgcagtttttcctttttctggaAACAATAATGTATGGATGAGTTTTTACACTCTTTACCGACAGCTTCGCCCTCTCATCTTCCTCTACAATGGTAAGAAGATCAAGGGGAGGTTTAACTCAAAAATAACTTTATCTATTAAACTAGCCATCAAGCTAGCAGCTTGATTACATTAGCGATACACAAGATATATATACAGTCACCTCCCTAAAGCATGAGATGAAGTCCTTTTTCATATTAGAGTATGCAACTAGAGCCCTCTAAGGACAGCATCTTATGCTATTTAAGATATCTGCAGCAAGTTTTCATTTTGAATTACTGACGATTAACTCGTTTGAACGTTTACGCTGTTGGAATATGTCATTCGAGATGTTTTAAGTTGTAGCATCAACTAGAAACAGCAAGTTTTGAAGCTGTCTCATATTAAGCCCAATTATTATCATGCTAGTTGATATCAGGAATGATTCAAATGATAAATTAAGTCAACCTTAGAAAGCTCAATAAAATTCCACAAGTAGTTCATCTTTTCAAAAGATTATTTAGGGGCTTCCAGTCTATCTTTAAACTAAATATATGGTATGGGAATTCTGGAAATCAAGCAATCCCTTCTGTCTCATGCATGCGAGTGCGACAACTAGATACAGTGATCGCGATTCATAAGCAATTTAGGAGTACTGTGAATGTTTTCCTCGTTTAGCTCCTTGTGGCCAGATAAAATGTTCCTCAATCGTTCATCAACACTCTAGTTACAGGATCAATGAGATACAAATTAGTAGTCTAGATAATTAAGTGACACAAATCAAGTTTGGGTACCATTAACAActaattaatttgttttttggttaaaatagAAGTAATCCCTTATTCAGAGCCACCAGATGACCACAGAGATCAGATTagaaatgatatatatatatatatatatattgtgggGGTACCAATGGATTTTAGGCTAGTTTAGACTCTCCAagaaccatatatatatatatcacagaCAAGTAATCCTTCTCTTTCTGCTCTCATGAATGAATTGTATATTTCGAATTTCACCTAACTACAATATTCTACTGCAAGCTTAATACGTAATTTCACTTCAATAAGCTTTCTAGGAAATAAGATTCACGtataaaaaataacatattaccgTCATCATCTTATCCAATGGCCAGCACAAGGTGATTGTGGGCAACACATCCATGGGTCAAACATAGCACGTTCGAAACCAAGATTTTTAAGTAATTAGTCATGCTAGACATTGCTAAATCTTGTGCTTCCACGGGCTGAGCTTGTGCACGTCGAGATGGCTCATAATTAATGATACTAAACTAAGCTAATCGTTGAAAACTTATATTACAGAGAAGTAATGAAGCTAATGGCGTCTTCAGAATGCTTAAGAGAATAAATCAATATGAAAGGATATTTTATAAGGGTTGTTGGTTCTGcaggaaattaaatttttaaatcatcttatttttttttaggtaTTTTAATATTTATGTTTACTTAAATGACACTCGTTTTAAGAAAAAGGATTGAGTTggacagtaaaaaaaaaaaaagaaattgtaaATAGGAAGTCTTGAACAAGACCTCCCACATAcaaaataatagtaataataataataataaatcaatcATATTATCACATTACCCCCTTAACGTTTGGTGCTACTATTAATTTTCCCCTTAATgatatcttttagtcactttacccccaacACTAATGGTCAAACTtaacggagtttgttaattaaagtgaaaagacatgtttaacacttaaaattattatcactttacccccataaaatatagtctcattatcaatttaccctaTAGAGGTATTTTTTAGGTAATTTATCCTATCATTAAATCAATTTagcaatttaaaaaattttagaagaaaataccctcctctttgaataaaaaattaataaaaaatttaaagtgaCTCTCCTCTTTtatagtatcaagaaaaaaaagtcaaaatattaatttctttcttcttggtaatctaattaatattgaaaaaaatagaaatgtggagagggggagggggagggagagggagagagggagagagatcaatttttttaaaaaaaatacaaataaaaaagaattaaatacttttattatttgaaaattatttcacttttttatttACCGCCAAATTCCAATTCTAATCTCGACAATTTTAGAAtaatacgataatgttagactattctttttttttttggcaaaatctattttttggtctccttctttcctatctccttttcttttcctagtattaataaatgtgacaaacaaaaatttgagaaaacccttttatttttatttttttcgatctcttaaagtgaaaaaaaaggaagaataaccattccaacttttttatttttaattatatataaaaagggt is drawn from Coffea arabica cultivar ET-39 chromosome 1c, Coffea Arabica ET-39 HiFi, whole genome shotgun sequence and contains these coding sequences:
- the LOC113727246 gene encoding probable aquaporin TIP1-1; protein product: MPEVIRVPFRRIAFGNREEIRQPGAIKAALAELISTLIFVFAGEGSGMAYSKLTGGAPSTPAGLISAALAYGLGLFVGVSVSANISGGHVNPAVTIGAFLGGNITLFRGILYIIGQLVGSIIACLLLKVSTGGMKTSALSLAHGVSVWDAFILEIVMTFGLVYTVYATAIDPKKGDVGTIAPIAIGLIVAANILAGGAFDGASMNPAVSFGPAVVSWTWTHHWVYWAGPIVGAVIAAAVYEIFFMDHSHEAVPAADY
- the LOC113742197 gene encoding transcription factor FER-LIKE IRON DEFICIENCY-INDUCED TRANSCRIPTION FACTOR-like → MEGTADILGLEMGNINDFGFIDFMDVTNFEQFIELIRGETAEPAVEFCANFDCDHITGCIAGESELVQPPEDQLFDFNIASFSEFNLVPEQTKVAEEENDGEEESSATTTTPTNRSKKTDRSRTLVSERKRRGRMKEKLYALRSLVPNITKMDKASIIGDAVLYVQDLQMQAKKLKAEIAGLESSLSQPNNYPGESFLNAKKPNFTINLPLIKKIFQMEVFPVEEREFYVRMVCNKGQGIATLLYKALESLAGFIVHSSNLAAAAETYIFTFTLNVNEFEVEINLPNLKLWIASAFLNQGFDFVALPSS